TTCAGCTAGAGCATTGAAATCAGGAAAAGTTACTCGTGTATAATTATCACTTATTAATGTAAAAAGGACTAGCAATCAATATTGTTAGTCCTTTTTATTTTACACTTAACAAAAATTATTTTATTTCAGGAGGAATTTTAATGAAAATCACAATTGGCAATCAAAATAATAACGATGAACAACTCACCAAGGCTATTATTGACGCTAAAGATGGTGATGTAATTGAATTATTGCCTGGAACTTATTTTTCAAAAGACAATCCTTTTATTTGCACCATCGGTAGAAATATTACCCTTATTGGGAAATCAGCCCACAAAAATGACACCACAATATATGCCAGCTTTACCATTGGAGACCAAAATATTATTATTTTCAAAAATCTCAATATTAGTTACACTGCCAATGGCGAGAATACCTTGTCTGCTTATGATGGAGCTAAAGTTTACGGTAATAATATTACAATCAATCGCCAAACAAGCGACGACTGGGATACTATTTACGGACAAAATTCTTTCTTCTCTTTTAAAGATTCAGAAATCTTAACTGGTAGAAAAGTTAAAGCCATTGGCATATCACTTGAAAAGAGTAAATTGTTTGCCGACAATACTTCCATTCAGCTTTTGTTCCAAAAAAATTCTCAGACTCTTTTAAGGGATACTAAAATTTACCATAAAATCGAATTAAGACGACATTCTAGTCTATATTTTAAAGATTTAACAATTGATTCCAGTAAAGTCCGTGTCAAAAACGATCTAGCTGTTAAAACTTCATCCAATATTTCTGGACAAAATCTAACTTTTTTACGGAAAAACCCTCAAATCAGAATTTTGAACAGTCGTTTTAATGTAGATCAATTTCAACCAAAACCCGAAATAATCCACTTCAAATTTGATCAAGATTCTCAAATTCAGGCTGATGGTAAATTACCAACCAATCATCAAACCTAAGAATTAGTTCAATTTATCCAAGCTCTGTGCTAAATCAGCAATCAGATCTTTTGGATCTTCAATTCCAACTGACAATCGTACTAATTGGTGCGTAATACCAGCCTTTAATTGCTCCTCAGTCGATAATTCGGCATGTGTCATCTTATATGGCAATTCAATTAAACTTTCCACAGCGCCCAAACTAACGGCTAATTGAATCAAATTAGTTCCTTCAACAAATTTTGTTGAATCCAATCCTTCTTTCAATTCAAACGAAACAATGCCACCAAAACCATCTGCTTCATCTTTAGCAATCTCGAAATCTTTACTACCCTTAATTCCTGGATAATAAATCTTAGCGATTTCTGGACGTTTCTGTAAGAATTCCACAATTTCTTTAGCATTGCTCAAATGACGATCCATTCTCACCGCTAAAGTCTGAATCCCACGACGAACCAAATTGGAATCTTCTGGTGACAAAGTTGAGCCAATGCTATTTTGATTGAAATAAATTCTTTCAGCCAATTCTTTGTTCTTAGCCACCGCTATTCCCGCAATCACATCAGAATGACCACTGAGATACTTTGTGGCTGAATGAACCACAATGTCACCTCCTAAATCGAGGGGACGTTGTAAATATGGCGATAAAAAGGTATTGTCAACGATTGTTAAAAGATGATGCTTCTGTGCTACTTTAGAAATTGCTTTCACACTAGTGACATGTAACAAAGGATTAGTAAAACTTTCAAAGTATATTGCCTTAGTATTTGACCTAATTGCTTCTTCAACCGCAGTTGGATCTTGAGTATCGACAGCTGTGAACTCTATTTTCCATCGCTTGAAGAATTGATTGATGATCCTAAAAGTTCCACCATAGATTTCTTTTCCAATTATCAGATGATCTCCCGGTTTAAAGATAGCCAAAACTGCGTGAATGGCAGCTGATCCAGAGGAAAAAGCGAATCCTTTATAACCGTCTTCTAACATTGCCATTTGTTCCTCAAGATAATTTCTGGTTGGATTTCCCGAACGGGCATAATCATACAAAACATTAGCATCAACTGATGGATAAATATAAGTTGACGAATTATAAATTGGGACATTGACGGCTCCTGTATTGTTATCATTTTGCGGTTTGCCATGAACCAACTTTGTATCAAACTCTGACATTATTGTCCTCCAATTTTTCAATTTTATTATCAATCATTATAATTACAAATATAATTATAATTAAAATATTTGACGTACCCCCAGTGTAAACTAGTAGACTATTAGGTAACAACAAATAAGGAGAGAAACTAATGAGTAAAATTATTGCAGTAATGGCAAACAGTGTTGAAGATATTGAATATAGTTTCCCAGCCCAAGCACTTAAGGACGCCGGACATTCAGTTACTTTAGTCGGTGCACAAGCCAACGAAAAATTAACTGGTAAACATGGCACTGAATTTACAACTGACAAAGGTATTGATGACATCAACTTTGATGATTACGATGCATTATTGATACCCGGTGGCTTCTCACCTGATAATCTACGTAGTGATGACCGTTTTGTTAAATTAGCTAAAAAGTTCTTGCTAACCGACAAACCAGTCTTCTCAATCTGTCACGGTCCACAACTATTGATTCAAACTGGATTAGTTAAGGGTAGAACTTTAACTTCGTACGAGACAGTTCAAACTGACCTTTATTATGCTGGTGGTATTGTTAAGGATGAGCCAGTCGTAATTGATCGTCATTTAATCACAAGTCGTACGCCTGATGATTTAGAGGCCTTCAACGAGGCTATTGTTAACGAATTAGCTTAGCCTTTAGAATAATTAATATTAAGAATTAGGGATATAACCATCTATTAGCTAAATTTGCAGTATAAACGCGGAATATAACATAGCCTTTCCGCCTAAATAAATGGACCAAGGTAATCATATATTTTGATTACCTTGGTCCATTTGTTTTAATGTTCAAAAAATGACCACGCTATGTCCCGTTTCTTATCAACTAAATCACATGGCGTTCAAAAGGATCGTCAGAAATTCCATCTTCAAGAATTTGCTTTGACCACTCTTTAGCTGAGAACAATGAGTGATCACGATAATTACCACAGCTATACTTATCTGTTCCTTGAACATCTTTCCATTCAATATCATTAGCAATAGCATCAAGTGAACTCTTTAAGGCCTCTGCCACCTCGGTTGTTGAATGCTCACCCCAAGTAATCAAATGAAAACCAGTTCGGCATCCAAATGGTGAACAGTCAATCACGCCATCCAATCTGTCTCGTAATAACCCAGCTAAGAGATGTTCGATTGTATGCAATCCAGCAGTAGGAATTGCATTTTCATTTGGTTGAACTAGACGCAAATCAAAATTAGAAATTGTGTCTCCTTTTGCTCCGTGTTCTACCGTAATCAATCTAACGTAAGGTGCCTTTACCTTTGTGTGATCTAATGTGAAGCTTTCTACTTTTGCCATAATTAATATTTCTCCTTAAATTTTATTTGTTTAAATTATTTTCTTACTTGTTTTGTCGTGGTATAACTTGACTATTTTGGTTCTTCTCCTCATTTTATCCTCAAATTTTAATTCTTAAATCATCTCCTTGTTTGATTCGCTTATTTAATTTATTTGTTAGGGTCTGGTTGTTGTCTTCTAACAAAAGCAAGGAAATTGATTGTATAAGAGCATGGTATACGGACGTCAATTAGACGTCCCCATAACGCTCTCTAATTTGTGGCTCCGCCACAAAAGCAAAGGTATACGGACGTCTTCGACGTCCCCATAACGCTCTCTAATTGTGGCTCCGCCACAAAAGAGAGCGTAAAAAAAATCGTCCCTACACTGCAGACTAACTCTCCAATGTAGGGACGATTACCGTGGTACCACCCTAATTCATACTTTGTTTACACAAAATACCTCAACGACACTAACATGTCCGGGATGATATCGCATCCTTGCGTACCTTGGCTTTCACCGTGGTAAGACTCCAAGCTCATCTTCAACCAACGTTTGTTCCGTCTTTTCACTAAACAACGGTCACTTTTCAAACTAATAATTGATTTACTCTTCTCTTCAACGTCTAATAAAATTAAATAAGTTTTAATTGTTTGATTGGTGATTAATTTACACTTCTTAATTATTATTGTCAATCTTTTTTGAAATATTATTCTGTGCAAAAAAACTACTTCAATTCAATTTTGAAGTAGTTTTTTTTATGTTATTAATTTTTATCTTTACTTTGAATTACTGCAACGATTCCACTCTGAAAGCTGAAATCAATTGTCTCACTCAGAAATTCATTACTGGCCCAACTTACTGGGTGTCCTGCACTAAAATCGTCTAATTTATACTTAGCATCATAAATATTTAAATGGGTCACGGGTCCAAGATTTACGAAGGCAATGTATTTCATACTATTTTCATGATAAACCGTATAACGTCCCGGTCTAAAGAAGCGAATAGTATTGGTTCCCGACTTATAATACAGTTTATCGTAAAAATCTAAAAATCTCGGATCGAATGGTAAAAACAAATTGATCAGAAAATGATCGATTCGACCTCCGGTAGCCCCGTAAACGTAATACTCCTGAGCATTGAATTTTTCTCTTGCAGCTAAGAGACATAATTCTGAATCGGAATCATCTTTTTCAGGCGGAAATTTTTTAAAATCAGGTACGTTTTCTCTTAAAAGCTTCTGCTCTTTTTTACTGATAGAATCAAAGTCTCCAATAGCAATCTCTGGAATTATGCCATTTTCTAGCAAATAGAGTCCACCACGATCAGCTCCGACCCAAGGTCCGGGTATTGCTTTGATACTTTGACTCAATTCATCAGGATATTCAGTTTTGGGACCACCTAAAAGAATATTTACACGTCTCATTGTTTTGCATTCACAGCCAAAGATCTAAGATTATCTACACGTTCTGTAATATCATTTTGACCGAATAAATATGAACCAGCTACAAAAATATCAGCTCCTGCATGGGCACATTTTGCAATTGTCTCGTTATTTACTCCACCATCAACTTCAATTTCAAAATCATCGTCAGCTGCTGTTTGACGCAATTGATCAAGACGTTGAATTTTTTTAGTCATATTAGTAATAAATTTTTGACCACCAAAGCCAGGATTTACAGTCATAACTAGAATCTGATCAATCACTGGGAATAATTCCTTAACCGTTTCCAAAGGCGTTCCCGGATTAACTACTACTCCAGCTTTAACGCCTAAACTCTTGATCAAATCAATTGAACGATAAATATGTTGCGTACTCTCGGCATGGACTAGAATCGTATCGGCTCCAGCATCAACTATTGGTTTGATGTAAGCATCAGGATTTTCAATCATCAAATGAACATCAAGTGGTTTGTCCGTAACTTGGCGCATCCCTGCTACTACGCTAGGACTAAAGGACATATTGGGTACAAAGTGACCATCCATAATATCAATATGGAACAAATCTGCCCCTGCTTGCTCGGCTAATTTAACATCACGTTCAAGGTTCATAATATCTGCAGACAAAATTGAAGGTGCAATTTTTACTGTCATTTAAATCAACTCCTCAATATCTTTTTTTGTATGAATTAATTTCATTCAAAAAGTAAAGATAATTGTCATAGCGACTTTGCATTATCTTACCTTCTGACAAAGCTTTTTTAACTTCACATCCCGGTTCATTGACGTGACGACAACCTCTAAATTGACAACCATCACGATAATCTAAGAATTCTGGAAACAAGGTCGGCAATTCTTCTGGTGTTATCTCCATCAAATCAATCGAAGAAAATCCTGGCGTATCGGCAACTAAACCCTCACAAATGTTAAATAGAGAAACTTGTCTAGTCGTATGTTTACCACGATTTAAAGTCTGGGAAATAGCTGCTGTCGCCAATCCTAACTCCGTGTCAATATGATTCAACAACGTAGACTTACCCGCACCAGATTGTCCCGTAAAGACTGTTACTTTATCAGCAAAAGTGGCTTTTAATTTGTCCAATTGCTGTGAATTATAGCTATCTTGGTCGTCAAAAACTAAATATCCAGCCTGATGATAACCAAGTAAGTCTTGTTTGAGTTCAACATATTTATCATCTGATAACAAGTCCGCTTTTGTCAAAAAAATCACTGGTTCGATTCGATTATGTTCAATATTGACCAAAATCTTATCTAACAAATTGCTAGAAAAGTTTGGTTCAGCTGCCGAAGTTACAACGATTGCCTGATCGACGTTAGCAATCGGTGGACGCACAAGACTATTTTCTCGTGGCAAGATCTCTAGTATGTAACCCAAATCTCCTGTAGCGTCAAATGAGACTTTATCGCCCACTAAAGGTTTGATTTTACGCTTCCGAAAATTACCTCGTGCCCGAGTCCTGACTATTTCTTCACTTTCATTATCAAAAACGTCATAAAAACCACTGATTGATTTTATGATTCGTCCTGTTTTTTCCATAAATCACCTATTTGACTGAACCACCAAGAACAGTTTTATTATCTCGTTCAACTACATATGATCCAGTTTGTCCATCTTTCAAATTAAAACTCAATGTTACTGGTGTATCTTGCGTAATGGTCATTGTTCTATAAGCGGTTGTTATATTGTGTGCAGCATCTGAAATGTAAATTGTGACACTATTATTCCCATTAGTATCATAAGGAATCGTAATATCTTTTGTGACGGTACTAGTCGATGATGAACTATCGCTATCATCAGTACTATCGCTATCATCAGTACTATCGCTATCATCTTTACTATCACTATCATTGTCATCATCTTTATCGCTAGTAGTAGACTTATCAGGCTCTTTACCCTTCGACATGACAACACTCAACGTACCGCCTTGACTTATTGTACTATTAGCGGCTGGATTTTGACTAATCAAAAGTCCAGAATCCACATCATCCGAATACTCATATGACACATCCAAGGTCAAATCGGCTTCACTAGCATAATCTTGAATGCTCTTAAGATTATATCCATTTAAATCCCGTACTTTAACCATCTTAGGTTTGACTGTCTTGACCTTAGCAATTGTCAGTGTCAAGGATTTATCTTTAGTGACTACTTTTTTGCCCTTAGGAATGCTCTGCTTCAAAATAGTTCCAGCTTCATATTCATTCGTAGCTTTATATTTAACTTTGACCTTAAAGCCACGCTTCTTCAAATTATCGGAAATATCCTCATACTGTTTGCCAACTAATTTTGGCATTTTATAATAAGTTGCTCCAAGGCTAACAACTAGATTCACTTGAGCACCATTTTTTAATTTTAACCCTTTTGCTGGGATTGATTTGATCACATGTCCTGCTTCAACATCATCATCGTTTTCTTTTGACAAATCACCGACTTGAAGGTTAGAACTTTTTAACATTACTGAAGCTTGTTTCATTGTTAAATTATATAAGTCTGGAACGGTCGTCTCTTGATTGCTCTTGATTATCATTGCTACTACAAACAAAATCAAGACTAATGGTACCAAGGAAATCAAAATAATAATTCGCTTCTTACGACTGATCTTTTTAGGCGTATGTTTTGGAACTGCAGCATCATCATCGGTACTATCCAGCGGTTCCATCACACGTGTTTCTTCTAAATTATTGATTGGGGTCGGTATGAATTTAGGTTCATCAGCTCGTTTAGGCATCAGACAAGTGCTGAGATCATTGCACATTTCTTTAACAGATTGATAACGCTGATCTGGATCCTTCGCTGTGGCCTTTAAAACTGCGTTCTCCAAAGGTTGAGGAATGTTTGGATCTATCTTACGCAAATCTGGCATTTCTTCCTTAGAATGCTTCAAAGCGACAGTAACCGCTGTATCTCCTGTAAATGGAACATGCTTAGTTATCAATTCAAATAAAATTATTCCTAAAGCATAAATATCGGACAAAACAGTTGCTGAGCGTCCTTTGATTTGTTCTGGCGACATGTAGTGAACCGATCCTAACAAGGAATTGGTTCTCGTGATCGAACGTTCACTCAATGCTAAAGCAATTCCAAAATCAGAAACTTTAACTTGAATTGGATCTTTAGCTTCATCAACCAAGATATTTTCTGGTTTCAAATCACGATGAATAATTCCGTGTTCATGCGCATCAGAAACAGCCATACAGATTTGTATCATAATATCGACAACTTCATGATAGGGGATCGGATAGTGATTCCTAATATACTTCTTCAAATTCGGGCCATCAACATATTCAATTACAATGTATTGCATACCACTATCATTTCCAACATCCAAAACATTAACGATATTAGGATTGGAGAGACCACTAGTTGCTTTAGCTTCACGAGCAAACCTTCTTTTGACTGATTCATCATCTTGAAGGTCATATCTTAAAGCTTTGACTGCAACTTTACGATTTAATAAAGTGTCGTTGGCTAAATAGACATTCGCCATACCACCTTCACCAAGCGTACCTAGAATCTCATAACGACCGCCTACTAGGTAACCCTTCTCCATTTAATGCTTACCTCCGTCTTCATTTGTAGAAAAAAGTAGGGCGGTAATATTATCTCTTCCTCCGGCAGCATTAGCTTTATCAATCAAAATATGGCACTTAGCTTCAAGCGTGATATCCTTTGCCAAAATATCCTTGATCTCATTTTCAGGAACCATATTAGTCAAACCGTCGGTGCACAATAAAATAATTGAGTCATCGATTAAATCAAAATTCTTTACGCGTGGTTGGACCGTCTGTGACACTCCTAAAGTCTGCGTGATGATATTTTTTTGCGGATGATTCTCAGCTTCTTCTGGACTTATTTGACCAGTTTCTAAGAGTTCATGAACCAATGAATGATCGACACTCAACTGTTTCAATTCATTATTCGTATAAATATAACATCTAGAATCACCGACATTTACGACCATCATCTTCTCATCAATGAAGAAAACTCCGACCATCGTTGTTCCCATACCGCTTAAATCATCAAATTGATTTGAGACTGAAACGATTCGGTCATTTTCCTTACTCAATTCACTAATGATCCATTCACGCAACTCTGTAATGTTATTGACTTCTGATTCTTCAAAATTGTGTCCCAAATGGGAAACTGCCATATCAGAGGCAACATCCCCACCACGATGG
This sequence is a window from Companilactobacillus alimentarius DSM 20249. Protein-coding genes within it:
- a CDS encoding S-ribosylhomocysteine lyase — encoded protein: MAKVESFTLDHTKVKAPYVRLITVEHGAKGDTISNFDLRLVQPNENAIPTAGLHTIEHLLAGLLRDRLDGVIDCSPFGCRTGFHLITWGEHSTTEVAEALKSSLDAIANDIEWKDVQGTDKYSCGNYRDHSLFSAKEWSKQILEDGISDDPFERHVI
- the rsgA gene encoding ribosome small subunit-dependent GTPase A yields the protein MEKTGRIIKSISGFYDVFDNESEEIVRTRARGNFRKRKIKPLVGDKVSFDATGDLGYILEILPRENSLVRPPIANVDQAIVVTSAAEPNFSSNLLDKILVNIEHNRIEPVIFLTKADLLSDDKYVELKQDLLGYHQAGYLVFDDQDSYNSQQLDKLKATFADKVTVFTGQSGAGKSTLLNHIDTELGLATAAISQTLNRGKHTTRQVSLFNICEGLVADTPGFSSIDLMEITPEELPTLFPEFLDYRDGCQFRGCRHVNEPGCEVKKALSEGKIMQSRYDNYLYFLNEINSYKKRY
- the rpe gene encoding ribulose-phosphate 3-epimerase — protein: MTVKIAPSILSADIMNLERDVKLAEQAGADLFHIDIMDGHFVPNMSFSPSVVAGMRQVTDKPLDVHLMIENPDAYIKPIVDAGADTILVHAESTQHIYRSIDLIKSLGVKAGVVVNPGTPLETVKELFPVIDQILVMTVNPGFGGQKFITNMTKKIQRLDQLRQTAADDDFEIEVDGGVNNETIAKCAHAGADIFVAGSYLFGQNDITERVDNLRSLAVNAKQ
- a CDS encoding DUF1565 domain-containing protein; this encodes MKITIGNQNNNDEQLTKAIIDAKDGDVIELLPGTYFSKDNPFICTIGRNITLIGKSAHKNDTTIYASFTIGDQNIIIFKNLNISYTANGENTLSAYDGAKVYGNNITINRQTSDDWDTIYGQNSFFSFKDSEILTGRKVKAIGISLEKSKLFADNTSIQLLFQKNSQTLLRDTKIYHKIELRRHSSLYFKDLTIDSSKVRVKNDLAVKTSSNISGQNLTFLRKNPQIRILNSRFNVDQFQPKPEIIHFKFDQDSQIQADGKLPTNHQT
- a CDS encoding Stp1/IreP family PP2C-type Ser/Thr phosphatase, which encodes MKYALLTDVGKLRENNQDYVNVFKNKKGIVFGIVADGMGGHRGGDVASDMAVSHLGHNFEESEVNNITELREWIISELSKENDRIVSVSNQFDDLSGMGTTMVGVFFIDEKMMVVNVGDSRCYIYTNNELKQLSVDHSLVHELLETGQISPEEAENHPQKNIITQTLGVSQTVQPRVKNFDLIDDSIILLCTDGLTNMVPENEIKDILAKDITLEAKCHILIDKANAAGGRDNITALLFSTNEDGGKH
- a CDS encoding type 1 glutamine amidotransferase domain-containing protein, whose amino-acid sequence is MSKIIAVMANSVEDIEYSFPAQALKDAGHSVTLVGAQANEKLTGKHGTEFTTDKGIDDINFDDYDALLIPGGFSPDNLRSDDRFVKLAKKFLLTDKPVFSICHGPQLLIQTGLVKGRTLTSYETVQTDLYYAGGIVKDEPVVIDRHLITSRTPDDLEAFNEAIVNELA
- a CDS encoding thiamine diphosphokinase, producing MRRVNILLGGPKTEYPDELSQSIKAIPGPWVGADRGGLYLLENGIIPEIAIGDFDSISKKEQKLLRENVPDFKKFPPEKDDSDSELCLLAAREKFNAQEYYVYGATGGRIDHFLINLFLPFDPRFLDFYDKLYYKSGTNTIRFFRPGRYTVYHENSMKYIAFVNLGPVTHLNIYDAKYKLDDFSAGHPVSWASNEFLSETIDFSFQSGIVAVIQSKDKN
- the pknB gene encoding Stk1 family PASTA domain-containing Ser/Thr kinase, with amino-acid sequence MEKGYLVGGRYEILGTLGEGGMANVYLANDTLLNRKVAVKALRYDLQDDESVKRRFAREAKATSGLSNPNIVNVLDVGNDSGMQYIVIEYVDGPNLKKYIRNHYPIPYHEVVDIMIQICMAVSDAHEHGIIHRDLKPENILVDEAKDPIQVKVSDFGIALALSERSITRTNSLLGSVHYMSPEQIKGRSATVLSDIYALGIILFELITKHVPFTGDTAVTVALKHSKEEMPDLRKIDPNIPQPLENAVLKATAKDPDQRYQSVKEMCNDLSTCLMPKRADEPKFIPTPINNLEETRVMEPLDSTDDDAAVPKHTPKKISRKKRIIILISLVPLVLILFVVAMIIKSNQETTVPDLYNLTMKQASVMLKSSNLQVGDLSKENDDDVEAGHVIKSIPAKGLKLKNGAQVNLVVSLGATYYKMPKLVGKQYEDISDNLKKRGFKVKVKYKATNEYEAGTILKQSIPKGKKVVTKDKSLTLTIAKVKTVKPKMVKVRDLNGYNLKSIQDYASEADLTLDVSYEYSDDVDSGLLISQNPAANSTISQGGTLSVVMSKGKEPDKSTTSDKDDDNDSDSKDDSDSTDDSDSTDDSDSSSSTSTVTKDITIPYDTNGNNSVTIYISDAAHNITTAYRTMTITQDTPVTLSFNLKDGQTGSYVVERDNKTVLGGSVK
- a CDS encoding trans-sulfuration enzyme family protein; amino-acid sequence: MSEFDTKLVHGKPQNDNNTGAVNVPIYNSSTYIYPSVDANVLYDYARSGNPTRNYLEEQMAMLEDGYKGFAFSSGSAAIHAVLAIFKPGDHLIIGKEIYGGTFRIINQFFKRWKIEFTAVDTQDPTAVEEAIRSNTKAIYFESFTNPLLHVTSVKAISKVAQKHHLLTIVDNTFLSPYLQRPLDLGGDIVVHSATKYLSGHSDVIAGIAVAKNKELAERIYFNQNSIGSTLSPEDSNLVRRGIQTLAVRMDRHLSNAKEIVEFLQKRPEIAKIYYPGIKGSKDFEIAKDEADGFGGIVSFELKEGLDSTKFVEGTNLIQLAVSLGAVESLIELPYKMTHAELSTEEQLKAGITHQLVRLSVGIEDPKDLIADLAQSLDKLN